A stretch of Phragmites australis chromosome 12, lpPhrAust1.1, whole genome shotgun sequence DNA encodes these proteins:
- the LOC133886360 gene encoding uncharacterized protein LOC133886360, whose protein sequence is MPPDICASAVVLVIAVASTATAFSGWHEGGRPGRPVVRRGICDGGEVQGAGARRPRPAWEHIYSECPSWPAAGVELHGGGEAQGVGARRPRPAQERVYSECPSRPAAGDRVHGGGDAQGAGARRRRPAQERVYSECPSRPAAGDGLQGSPSEPLAEEGPEFKIPESRWQFRGPMSAPPKGPRAAPAPEPNVPELSAPAEPEPQSASAEPEPQRGRLAEVGQLLEACITSARANHEREKRAVAEEREALEEIREEAVAAQEEATRLGEISWWWAAELLARERLVRAREDAILPHEKAVEASQADLALRNDELERSHAEVHRREEEVVIRKTDVDITAAAQDAREEQLTRREVEAASASAALTAREEQAAKWEAELTAREQALATLAE, encoded by the exons ATGCCCCCGGACATTTGTGCCTCAGCCGTCGTCCTCGTCATCGCTGTCGCCTCGACGGCAACGGCCTTCAGCGGGTGGcacgaaggagggaggccggggcggccagtCGTCCGGCGTGGAATCTgcgacggaggcgaggtccagggcgcgggagcccgaagaccaaggccggcgTGGGAGCAcatctacagcgagtgcccgagctggcccgccgccGGAGTTGAGCTCCACGGCGGAGGAGAGGCCCAGGGCGTCGGagcccggagaccaaggccggcgcaGGAGCGCGTCTatagcgagtgcccaagccggcccgccgcTGGAGACAGGGTCCACGGCGGAGGCGACGCTCAGGGCGCCGGAGCCCGGAGACGAAGGCCGGCGCAGGAGcgcgtctacagcgagtgcccaagccggcccgctgCCGGAGACGGGCTCCAGGGCAGCCCCTCAGAGCCCCTCGCCGAAGagggcccggagttcaagatcccaGAATCACGATGGCAATTCCGCGGACCAATGTCAGC GCCGCCCAAGGGCCCAAGGGCGGCTCCTGCCCCTGAGCCGAACGTGCCTGAGCTGAGTGCGCCAGCCGAGCCTGAGCCGCAGAGCGCGTCGGCCGAGCCAGAGCCGCAG AGGGGGCGTTTGGCAGAGGTCGGCCAGCTTCTAGAGGCCTGCATCACCTCAGCCCGCGCGAACCATGAGAGGGAGAAGCgcgcggtggccgaggagcgggaggcgctGGAGGAGATACGTGAAGAAGCCGTCGCCGCACAGGAAGAAGCCACCCGCTTGGGGGAAATATCGTGGTGGTGGGCCGCGGAGCTGCTCGCCAGGGAGCGGCTGGTGCGTGCTCGGGAGGACGCCATCCTGCCGCATGAGAAGGcagtggaggcctcccaggctgaCTTAGCCCTTCGGAACGACGAACTCGAGCGGAGTCACGCCGAAGTCCACCGTCGAGAGGAGGAGGTCGTGATCCGTAAGACCGACGTCGATATCACGGCGGCGGCTcaggacgcccgggaggagcaacTTACCCGCCGTGAAGTAGAGGCCGCCTCGGCGTCAGCGGctttaactgctcgggaggagcaggccgccaagtgggaggcgGAGCTAactgcccgggagcaggccctcgCTACCCTCGCCGAGTAG